The following proteins are encoded in a genomic region of Saccharopolyspora antimicrobica:
- a CDS encoding LuxR C-terminal-related transcriptional regulator — protein MTTRRVGRIPDDLTSFVGRRGAITQVKRLLSTSRLVTLTGVPGVGKSRLATRVARDLRRAFPDGIRLVELSEIPAHGNLAQVLVSSLGLRGTPPAAAEELLAERLGDKRMLIVLDGCEHLLDECGPLVSGLLAAAPELRVLVTSRAPLAIAGEQVWSVPPLSMPQLDQQGRVVRRAVGHEALELFADRASAVLPGFTIGPDNEADVVRLCQQLDGLPLAIELAAVWMRSLSVSEVLARLTDRYRLLTWGDRSASPHHQSLRAAVEWSYDLCSPVEQSVWARLSVFAHGFELEAAEAVCVGDGVTVEDVFVGVAGLVEKSVLVKEDPQHARTRYRLLRTIQEYGRERLGGGTKELVLRRRHRDHFLLLAERVDAEWLGPDQVEWLVRLRLDRENLRGALRFCCNEPGEADDALRMAAALRFFWLAGGTPREAVSWLGEALQSSPEPSPQRARALLVDALISGWQGDSGTALDLLAEGQDVARQVRADAVLGLVPHIAGLIDMSRDQPEAAMERFTEALEQEEVMLHDGLAMISMASLASLHVFHGDLPRALDLCRRCQEICAEHGEKWARSWCELVLGLIRWQQGDLDAAVSHLHECLRIKQLFGDVLGVLLAVEIESWVAAGQGRAARAAQLSAAVSRLWQPIGSYLFGLRPYLTWHAETEARIRNALPTADLRAARRRGSESTLDELVRFALGERHPAPAMDASVRLTPREREVAALVAQGLSNRQIAEQLVISKRTSDSHIEHIMAKLGVTSRAQIAVWVAEQA, from the coding sequence ATGACAACCCGACGGGTGGGCAGGATTCCCGACGACCTGACGAGCTTCGTCGGTCGGCGCGGAGCGATCACGCAGGTCAAGCGGCTGCTGTCGACCTCGCGACTGGTGACCCTCACCGGAGTGCCCGGAGTCGGCAAGTCGCGGCTGGCCACCCGCGTCGCGCGCGATCTGCGCCGCGCCTTCCCCGACGGCATCCGGCTGGTGGAGCTGTCCGAGATCCCCGCGCACGGCAACCTCGCGCAGGTGCTGGTGAGCAGTCTCGGCCTGCGCGGAACCCCGCCCGCAGCGGCCGAGGAGCTGCTGGCCGAGCGCCTGGGCGACAAGCGGATGCTGATCGTGCTGGACGGCTGCGAGCACCTGCTCGACGAGTGCGGACCGCTGGTCAGCGGGCTGCTGGCGGCAGCTCCCGAACTGCGCGTCCTGGTCACCTCGCGGGCGCCGCTGGCGATCGCCGGTGAGCAGGTGTGGTCGGTGCCGCCGCTGTCGATGCCGCAGCTCGACCAGCAGGGCCGGGTGGTGCGGCGGGCCGTCGGCCACGAGGCGCTGGAGCTGTTCGCCGACCGGGCGTCGGCGGTGCTGCCCGGCTTCACCATCGGGCCGGACAACGAAGCCGACGTGGTCCGCCTGTGCCAGCAGCTGGACGGGCTGCCGCTGGCGATCGAGCTGGCCGCGGTGTGGATGCGGTCGCTGTCGGTGTCGGAGGTCCTGGCCCGGCTCACCGACCGGTACCGGCTGCTGACCTGGGGCGATCGCAGCGCATCACCGCACCACCAGTCGCTGCGGGCGGCGGTCGAGTGGAGCTACGACCTGTGCTCGCCGGTGGAGCAGTCCGTGTGGGCGCGGCTGTCGGTGTTCGCGCACGGCTTCGAGCTGGAGGCCGCCGAGGCGGTGTGCGTCGGCGACGGCGTGACCGTGGAGGACGTCTTCGTCGGAGTGGCCGGGCTGGTCGAGAAGTCCGTGCTGGTCAAGGAGGATCCGCAGCACGCGCGCACTCGCTACCGGCTGCTGCGGACGATCCAGGAGTACGGCCGCGAGCGGCTCGGCGGCGGCACCAAGGAACTGGTGCTGCGCCGCCGCCACCGCGATCACTTCCTGCTGCTGGCCGAACGCGTCGACGCCGAGTGGCTCGGGCCGGACCAGGTGGAGTGGCTGGTGCGGCTGCGGCTGGACCGGGAGAACCTGCGCGGTGCGCTGAGGTTCTGCTGCAACGAACCCGGCGAAGCCGACGACGCCCTGCGCATGGCAGCGGCGCTGCGGTTCTTCTGGCTCGCGGGCGGTACTCCCAGGGAAGCCGTCTCCTGGCTGGGCGAGGCCTTGCAGTCCTCCCCCGAACCGAGCCCGCAGCGAGCCCGCGCGCTGCTGGTGGACGCGCTGATCAGCGGCTGGCAGGGGGATTCCGGCACGGCGCTGGACCTGCTGGCCGAGGGCCAGGATGTGGCCCGCCAGGTGCGGGCGGACGCGGTGCTGGGCCTGGTCCCGCACATCGCCGGGCTCATCGACATGAGCCGCGACCAGCCCGAGGCCGCGATGGAGCGGTTCACCGAAGCGCTGGAGCAGGAGGAGGTCATGCTCCACGACGGGCTCGCGATGATCAGCATGGCGAGTCTGGCGTCGTTGCACGTCTTCCACGGCGATCTCCCGCGCGCGCTCGACCTGTGCCGGAGGTGCCAGGAGATCTGCGCGGAGCACGGCGAGAAGTGGGCGCGGTCGTGGTGCGAGCTGGTCCTCGGGCTGATCCGCTGGCAGCAGGGCGACCTCGACGCCGCCGTGTCCCACCTGCACGAATGCCTGCGGATCAAACAGCTCTTCGGCGATGTGCTCGGCGTGCTGCTGGCCGTCGAGATCGAGTCCTGGGTGGCCGCGGGGCAGGGCCGGGCCGCCCGGGCCGCGCAGCTGAGCGCCGCGGTGAGCCGGCTGTGGCAGCCGATCGGCAGCTACCTGTTCGGCCTGCGCCCGTACCTGACCTGGCATGCCGAGACCGAAGCGCGGATCCGCAACGCGCTGCCCACCGCAGACCTGCGCGCCGCGCGACGCCGGGGCTCGGAGTCCACATTGGACGAGTTGGTCCGGTTCGCGCTCGGCGAGCGGCACCCGGCGCCCGCGATGGACGCGTCGGTGCGGCTGACGCCGCGCGAGCGCGAGGTGGCGGCGCTGGTGGCGCAGGGGCTGTCGAACCGGCAGATCGCCGAGCAGCTGGTGATCTCCAAGCGGACCTCGGACAGCCACATCGAGCACATCATGGCCAA
- a CDS encoding MBL fold metallo-hydrolase — MVEVETVETASLGARSYLVCDDGRAVVIDPVRDVDRFLAAAGRRGVRITHVLDTHLHHDHLSGGLELCRLTGAEYGLAAADQVSHARPLVEGDVLEVSPQLRLRVLATPGHTFHHLSFVLENADGAIGVFTGDSLLSGSTGRTDLLGPQHSEDLARLQHASVRKLAELLPGSAQVWPTHGDNATIGQQLKVNAAFHLDEDAFVDQALTSLDPVPGYYARLSARNRSGPDPVDLREPIRLRPAELARRLRTGEWVIDLRSRREFSRAHLAGTLCLGLDGPLAHWLGWLADWSAPMTLLGETAEQIAAAKRELARIGLDRTTAAVGSPDELAPDPSLVRGLPSATFADLAEAGPGTVVLDVRMRREWRTCHLRGAAHIPLFELRDRSDELPDGVVWVHCSAGYRAAVAASLLAREGREVVFVDEDFTAAHRTGLALASSDR, encoded by the coding sequence ATGGTCGAGGTCGAAACCGTCGAGACCGCCTCGCTGGGCGCCCGCAGCTACCTGGTCTGCGACGACGGGCGAGCGGTGGTGATCGACCCGGTCCGCGATGTCGACCGCTTCCTCGCCGCCGCGGGCCGTCGCGGAGTCCGCATCACGCACGTGCTGGACACCCACCTGCACCACGACCACCTCTCCGGTGGCTTGGAGCTGTGCCGGCTGACCGGCGCGGAGTACGGCCTCGCGGCGGCCGACCAGGTGTCTCACGCGCGGCCGCTGGTGGAGGGCGATGTGCTGGAGGTGTCGCCGCAGCTGCGGCTGCGCGTGCTGGCCACGCCCGGGCACACCTTCCACCACCTGTCCTTCGTGCTGGAGAACGCCGACGGCGCGATCGGCGTGTTCACCGGCGACTCGCTGCTTTCCGGCTCGACCGGGCGCACCGATCTGCTCGGCCCGCAGCACAGCGAGGACCTCGCCCGGCTGCAGCACGCCTCGGTGCGCAAGCTCGCCGAACTCCTGCCCGGCTCGGCTCAGGTCTGGCCGACGCACGGCGACAACGCGACCATCGGCCAGCAGCTGAAGGTCAACGCCGCGTTCCACCTCGACGAGGACGCCTTCGTCGATCAAGCCCTGACCTCGCTGGATCCCGTCCCCGGCTACTACGCGCGGCTGAGCGCCCGGAACCGGAGCGGGCCGGACCCGGTCGATCTGCGCGAACCCATCCGGCTGCGGCCTGCGGAGCTGGCTCGGCGACTGCGCACCGGCGAGTGGGTGATCGACCTGCGCTCCCGCCGGGAGTTCTCCCGGGCGCACCTGGCGGGCACGCTCTGCCTGGGCCTGGACGGGCCGCTGGCGCACTGGCTGGGCTGGCTGGCCGACTGGTCCGCGCCGATGACCCTGCTGGGCGAGACGGCCGAGCAGATCGCCGCCGCGAAGCGCGAGCTGGCGCGCATCGGCCTGGACCGCACGACCGCCGCGGTCGGCAGCCCGGACGAGCTCGCACCGGACCCGAGCCTGGTGCGCGGCCTGCCGTCGGCGACCTTCGCCGATCTCGCCGAGGCAGGGCCGGGAACGGTGGTGCTGGACGTTCGGATGCGCCGCGAGTGGCGCACCTGCCACCTGCGGGGTGCCGCGCACATCCCGCTGTTCGAGCTGCGCGACCGCTCCGACGAACTGCCCGACGGCGTGGTGTGGGTGCACTGCAGCGCCGGTTACCGCGCCGCGGTGGCGGCATCGCTGCTGGCCAGGGAAGGACGCGAAGTGGTGTTCGTCGACGAGGACTTCACCGCCGCGCACCGGACCGGCCTCGCGCTGGCCTCCTCCGATCGCTGA
- a CDS encoding cupin domain-containing protein — MSDTTIIKVDGAHSPRGTQGQYYLAEGVGLAMRLWRGEPPGLEKESAARDYETAGYVISGRAELHSEGQVVLLQPGDSWIIPKGAEHHYKILEEFTAVEATHPPAQVHSRDEKPA, encoded by the coding sequence ATGAGCGACACCACGATCATCAAGGTGGACGGCGCGCACTCGCCACGCGGCACGCAGGGCCAGTACTACCTCGCCGAAGGCGTCGGCTTGGCGATGCGGCTGTGGCGCGGTGAACCGCCCGGCTTGGAGAAGGAATCGGCCGCCAGGGACTACGAGACCGCCGGCTACGTGATCAGCGGCCGCGCGGAGCTGCACAGCGAAGGCCAGGTCGTGCTGCTGCAGCCCGGGGACTCGTGGATCATCCCGAAGGGCGCAGAGCATCACTACAAGATCCTGGAGGAGTTCACCGCCGTGGAGGCCACGCACCCGCCGGCCCAGGTCCACAGCCGGGACGAGAAACCTGCCTGA
- the crcB gene encoding fluoride efflux transporter CrcB, translated as MTFALVAIGGALGACLRFLTDRWVQARHDTGFPWGTLTVNAVGSLILGILTGAALFGLESPELQALVGVGFCGALTTFSTFGYESVRLLADGARLYAVLNVLGTVLAGIGSGVVGVVLAAAVLA; from the coding sequence GTGACCTTCGCACTGGTCGCGATCGGCGGCGCGCTCGGCGCCTGCTTGCGCTTCCTCACCGATCGCTGGGTCCAGGCCCGGCACGACACCGGCTTCCCGTGGGGCACCTTGACGGTCAACGCGGTCGGCTCCCTGATCCTCGGCATCCTCACCGGCGCAGCGCTGTTCGGCCTGGAGTCGCCGGAGTTGCAGGCGCTGGTGGGCGTCGGGTTCTGCGGGGCGCTGACGACCTTCAGCACCTTCGGCTACGAGAGCGTGCGCTTGCTGGCCGACGGCGCGCGGCTGTACGCGGTGCTCAACGTGCTCGGAACGGTGCTGGCCGGCATCGGTTCCGGGGTGGTCGGCGTGGTGCTGGCCGCCGCGGTGCTGGCCTGA
- a CDS encoding DUF190 domain-containing protein: protein MRLRGQAVRLTAIFGETDTYQHKPLYHEIVRRAREAGLAGASVFRGVEGFGASSAIHTARLLSLSEDMPIAVVIVDDEQRVRDFLPELDELVTEGLVLLDEVEVIRYAGREQR from the coding sequence ATGCGGCTGCGCGGCCAGGCCGTCCGGCTCACCGCGATCTTCGGTGAGACCGACACCTACCAGCACAAACCGCTTTACCACGAGATCGTGCGCAGGGCGCGGGAAGCCGGGCTGGCAGGAGCTTCGGTGTTCCGCGGCGTGGAGGGCTTCGGCGCGTCCTCGGCGATCCACACCGCGCGGCTGCTGTCGTTGAGCGAGGACATGCCGATCGCGGTGGTGATCGTCGACGACGAGCAGCGGGTGCGGGACTTCCTGCCCGAGCTCGACGAGCTGGTCACCGAGGGTCTGGTGCTGCTCGACGAGGTCGAGGTGATCCGCTACGCCGGACGGGAGCAGCGGTGA
- a CDS encoding fluoride efflux transporter FluC: MGSAFPAELRPARKPRTRPPWDVLAAVAAGGAIGSVLRYGAYLAWPGPLSTFVVNVVGCLAIGVLMFVITDLVAAHRLVRPFLGVGVLGGFTTFSTYVADAVHLVLGGRAALALVYLAGTVLACLLAVAAGVLGARSVAGALGRGNR, translated from the coding sequence ATGGGGTCCGCTTTCCCCGCCGAGCTGCGCCCGGCCCGCAAGCCCCGGACGCGTCCGCCGTGGGACGTGCTCGCCGCGGTCGCCGCGGGCGGCGCCATCGGCTCGGTGCTGCGCTACGGCGCCTACCTGGCCTGGCCCGGCCCGCTGTCGACGTTCGTGGTCAACGTGGTCGGCTGCCTGGCCATCGGCGTGCTGATGTTCGTGATCACCGACCTGGTCGCCGCGCACCGGCTGGTCCGTCCGTTCCTGGGCGTCGGGGTGCTGGGCGGGTTCACCACGTTCTCCACCTACGTCGCCGACGCGGTGCACCTGGTGCTCGGCGGCCGTGCCGCGCTCGCCCTGGTCTACCTGGCGGGCACCGTGCTGGCCTGCTTGCTCGCGGTGGCCGCCGGCGTGCTCGGCGCGCGATCGGTGGCCGGTGCGCTCGGGAGGGGGAATCGCTGA
- a CDS encoding MerR family transcriptional regulator yields MPHSVGEAARISGTTVRTLHHYDEIGLLTPSARTAAGYRSYSDADLDRLRRILGYRAMDLGLDEIATILADGTDREHLRRQRELLLARIDRLQRVVAAVDRELEASTMGVELTQEEKFELFGDFDPDDHAEEAERRWGGTDAYRQSQQRMSSFTKQDWQRFMAEQQEVGQRLARAKQAGVAPDSEQAMDLAEEHRRHITRWCYDCTYEIHRGLGDMYVADERFMSHYEKLEPGLAAYVRTAIHANADRAEA; encoded by the coding sequence GTGCCCCACTCGGTCGGCGAAGCAGCGCGGATCTCCGGAACGACGGTGCGCACCCTGCACCACTACGACGAGATCGGACTGCTCACCCCGAGCGCCCGGACGGCCGCGGGCTACCGCAGCTACTCCGACGCGGACCTGGACCGGCTGCGCCGGATCCTCGGGTACCGGGCGATGGACCTCGGCCTCGACGAGATCGCGACCATCCTCGCCGACGGCACCGACCGCGAACACCTGCGGCGGCAACGCGAACTGCTGCTGGCGCGGATCGACCGGCTGCAGCGGGTGGTCGCGGCGGTGGACCGCGAACTGGAGGCGAGCACGATGGGCGTCGAGCTGACGCAGGAGGAGAAGTTCGAGCTGTTCGGCGATTTCGACCCGGACGACCACGCCGAGGAGGCCGAGCGGCGCTGGGGCGGCACCGACGCGTACCGCCAGTCCCAGCAGCGGATGAGCTCCTTCACAAAGCAGGACTGGCAGCGCTTCATGGCCGAGCAGCAGGAGGTCGGGCAGCGGCTCGCGCGGGCCAAGCAGGCCGGCGTGGCCCCGGACAGCGAACAGGCCATGGACCTCGCGGAGGAGCACCGCCGGCACATCACGCGCTGGTGCTACGACTGCACGTACGAGATCCACCGCGGCCTCGGCGACATGTACGTGGCGGACGAGCGATTCATGAGCCACTACGAGAAGCTCGAACCGGGCCTGGCGGCCTACGTCCGCACGGCGATCCACGCCAACGCCGACCGAGCCGAGGCGTAG
- a CDS encoding heme oxygenase (biliverdin-producing): MTTTERPVRRDFAQRLRAETRAEHGRAHAQPYVRALLAGQLGAEDFAMLLAQHYFAYAVLEAAAEHMRSDLVAGPFVSDRLRRLPALEADLQHYFGRGWRRKVAPSAATEEYLARMREICFDWPGGFVAHHYTRYLADLSGGQAIRAIMGRSMDRSDGAGFAFLTFEQIPNGPRFKDAYRTLLDTVGWSAAEEDRIVAEVKRAYAHNTRVLAELSYLLIPRQR, from the coding sequence ATGACGACCACCGAACGTCCGGTCCGCCGCGATTTCGCGCAGCGGCTGCGCGCGGAGACGCGGGCCGAGCACGGCCGCGCGCACGCCCAGCCCTACGTCCGGGCCCTGCTGGCCGGTCAGCTCGGGGCCGAGGACTTCGCGATGCTGCTCGCCCAGCACTACTTCGCCTACGCCGTGCTGGAGGCGGCCGCCGAGCACATGCGCAGCGACCTCGTCGCAGGCCCCTTCGTCAGCGATCGCTTGCGGCGGCTGCCCGCGCTGGAGGCCGATCTCCAGCACTACTTCGGCCGCGGCTGGCGGCGCAAGGTCGCGCCCAGCGCCGCCACCGAGGAGTACCTGGCGCGGATGCGCGAGATCTGCTTCGACTGGCCGGGCGGCTTCGTCGCGCACCACTACACGCGCTACCTGGCCGATCTCTCCGGCGGTCAGGCGATCCGGGCGATCATGGGCCGGAGTATGGACCGCTCGGACGGCGCCGGTTTCGCGTTCCTGACCTTCGAGCAGATCCCGAACGGCCCGCGCTTCAAGGACGCCTACCGCACCCTGCTGGACACTGTGGGCTGGAGTGCGGCGGAGGAGGATCGAATCGTGGCCGAGGTCAAGCGCGCCTACGCGCACAACACGCGCGTCCTCGCCGAGCTCAGCTACCTGCTGATCCCGCGGCAGCGGTGA
- a CDS encoding acyl-CoA dehydrogenase — protein MGHYKSNVRDLEFNLFELFKVQERLGKGAFEQSDEDTVRGVLTELNELATGPLAESFVEGDRNPAQFDPATHSVTLPEAFKKSYQQVMDGEWWRLSLPDELGGYGTPPSVIWSAAELILGANPAVYMYMAGPNFATILWRNGTEEQRRWAELMIERGWGATMVLTEPDAGSDVGAGRTKAVKQEDGSWHLDGVKRFITSADQDMTENIMHLVLARPEGPGIEAKPGTKGLSLFLVPKFHFDSTTGEPGERNGVYVTNVEHKMGLNASATCELTFGQHGVPAKGWLLGEVHDGIAQMFQVIEYARMMVGTKAIGTLSTGYLNALDYAKERVQGADLTRAADKTAPRVTITNHPDVRRILMLQKAYAEGLRSVYLYAAGFQDQVFQGQHEGTDFSTAEQVNDLLLPIVKGVGSERAYEMLTLSLQTLGGSGFLQDYPIEQYIRDSKIDSLYEGTTAIQAQDFFFRKIVRNNGAALGHVAAEIQATLEAEGADERLKEERALVARALQDAQGMLGTMIEFLTSSQEDVKNIYKVGQHAVSFLMSMGDLLIGWLLLRQAEIALAALDAGASAKDQPFYQGKVAVARFFAKNVLPELTGRRKIIEAADNSLMEIDESVF, from the coding sequence ATGGGCCACTACAAGAGCAACGTACGAGACCTCGAGTTCAACCTGTTCGAGCTGTTCAAGGTGCAGGAACGGCTGGGCAAGGGCGCCTTCGAGCAGTCCGACGAGGACACCGTGCGCGGCGTGCTCACCGAGCTCAACGAGCTCGCCACCGGGCCCCTGGCCGAGTCCTTCGTCGAGGGCGACCGCAACCCCGCCCAGTTCGACCCGGCCACCCACTCGGTGACCCTGCCCGAGGCCTTTAAGAAGTCCTACCAGCAGGTCATGGACGGCGAGTGGTGGCGGCTGAGCCTGCCGGACGAGCTCGGCGGCTACGGCACCCCGCCGAGCGTGATCTGGTCGGCCGCCGAGCTCATCCTCGGCGCCAACCCGGCCGTGTACATGTACATGGCGGGCCCGAACTTCGCGACGATCCTGTGGCGCAACGGCACCGAGGAGCAGCGCCGCTGGGCCGAGCTGATGATCGAGCGCGGCTGGGGCGCCACCATGGTGCTGACCGAGCCCGACGCGGGCTCCGACGTCGGCGCCGGCCGCACCAAGGCGGTCAAGCAGGAGGACGGCTCCTGGCACCTCGACGGTGTCAAGCGGTTCATCACCTCCGCCGACCAGGACATGACCGAGAACATCATGCACCTGGTGCTGGCCCGCCCCGAGGGCCCCGGCATCGAGGCCAAGCCCGGCACCAAGGGCCTCAGCCTGTTCCTGGTGCCCAAGTTCCACTTCGACAGCACCACCGGTGAGCCCGGCGAGCGCAACGGCGTCTACGTCACCAACGTCGAGCACAAGATGGGCCTGAACGCCTCGGCCACCTGCGAGCTGACCTTCGGCCAGCACGGCGTCCCGGCCAAGGGCTGGCTGCTCGGCGAGGTGCACGACGGCATCGCGCAGATGTTCCAGGTCATCGAGTACGCCCGGATGATGGTCGGCACCAAGGCCATCGGCACCCTGTCCACCGGCTACCTCAACGCGCTGGACTACGCCAAGGAGCGCGTGCAGGGCGCCGACCTGACCCGCGCCGCGGACAAGACCGCCCCGCGCGTCACCATCACCAACCACCCCGACGTGCGGCGCATCCTGATGCTGCAGAAGGCCTACGCGGAAGGTCTGCGGTCGGTGTACCTCTACGCCGCGGGCTTCCAGGACCAGGTCTTCCAGGGCCAGCACGAGGGCACCGACTTCAGCACCGCTGAGCAGGTCAACGACCTGCTGCTGCCGATCGTCAAGGGCGTCGGCTCGGAGCGGGCCTACGAGATGCTGACCCTGTCGCTGCAGACGCTGGGCGGCTCCGGCTTCCTGCAGGACTACCCGATCGAGCAGTACATCCGCGACTCCAAGATCGACAGCCTCTACGAGGGCACCACCGCGATCCAGGCGCAGGACTTCTTCTTCCGGAAGATCGTCCGCAACAACGGTGCCGCGCTCGGCCACGTCGCCGCCGAGATCCAGGCGACCCTGGAGGCCGAGGGCGCCGACGAGCGCCTCAAGGAGGAGCGGGCGCTGGTGGCCCGGGCGCTGCAGGACGCCCAGGGCATGCTCGGCACGATGATCGAGTTCCTGACCTCCTCGCAGGAGGACGTCAAGAACATCTACAAGGTCGGCCAGCACGCCGTGTCGTTCCTGATGAGCATGGGCGACCTGCTCATCGGCTGGCTGCTGCTGCGCCAGGCCGAGATCGCCCTGGCGGCGCTGGACGCCGGTGCCTCGGCCAAGGACCAGCCCTTCTACCAGGGCAAGGTCGCGGTGGCCCGGTTCTTCGCCAAGAACGTGCTGCCGGAGCTGACCGGTCGCCGCAAGATCATCGAGGCGGCCGACAACTCCCTGATGGAGATCGACGAGTCCGTCTTCTGA
- a CDS encoding DUF3224 domain-containing protein, which produces MQTTGHFTVARWDESTIGADEHPKLAHASITNTFTGGIEAPEVACEYTLVYSGDLTGAFTGIQLVCGILDGRAGAFALQERGHFGTDGKIRSTFEVVPGSGTGDLTGLRGTGEYTAEHGVPAVPFTFDYELG; this is translated from the coding sequence ATGCAGACCACCGGCCACTTCACCGTCGCCCGCTGGGACGAGAGCACCATCGGCGCGGACGAGCACCCGAAGCTCGCGCACGCCTCCATCACCAACACCTTCACCGGCGGCATCGAGGCGCCCGAGGTCGCCTGCGAGTACACGCTCGTCTACAGCGGCGACCTGACCGGCGCGTTCACCGGGATCCAGCTGGTCTGCGGCATCCTGGACGGCCGCGCGGGCGCGTTCGCGCTCCAGGAGCGCGGCCACTTCGGCACCGACGGGAAGATCCGCAGCACCTTCGAGGTCGTCCCGGGCTCCGGCACCGGCGACCTGACCGGCCTCCGGGGCACCGGCGAGTACACCGCCGAGCACGGAGTCCCCGCGGTGCCCTTCACCTTCGACTACGAGCTGGGCTGA
- a CDS encoding helix-turn-helix transcriptional regulator, producing MRADRLLSLLLLLQNRGRMTATELAAELEVSVRTVYRDVEALGAAGVPVCADRGPDGGYRLLDGYRTRLTGLTDAEAGSLFLSGAPGPAQDLGLGAVLATAQLKVQAALPAELAERARRIQDRFHLDAPGWFRDADEVPHLSEIARAVWEQRVLHAHYRRWNGEVHRELHPLGIVLKGGIWYLVARAGEAVRTYRIARFLDVRIGPGTFDRPTGFDLAASWAESARRMEASMVRGTARLRISPVAQRLLPAQFGAKGTRALAESGPPDERGWVEVDLPVERTSVAVHDVLRLGAEAEVLAPHELRAAVAETVAALAARYA from the coding sequence ATGCGCGCCGACCGCCTGCTGTCCCTGCTCCTGCTGCTGCAGAACCGCGGCCGGATGACCGCGACCGAGCTGGCCGCCGAGCTGGAGGTGTCGGTCCGGACGGTCTACCGCGACGTCGAAGCCCTCGGCGCGGCGGGCGTGCCGGTCTGCGCCGACCGCGGTCCCGACGGCGGCTACCGCCTGCTGGACGGCTACCGCACCCGCCTCACCGGGCTCACCGATGCCGAAGCCGGCTCCCTGTTCCTGTCCGGCGCGCCCGGCCCGGCCCAGGACCTCGGACTCGGCGCGGTGCTGGCCACCGCGCAGCTGAAGGTGCAGGCCGCGCTGCCCGCCGAGCTGGCCGAGCGGGCCCGCCGCATCCAGGACCGCTTCCACCTCGACGCGCCGGGGTGGTTCCGGGACGCCGACGAAGTGCCGCACCTGTCCGAGATCGCCCGCGCGGTCTGGGAACAACGCGTGCTGCACGCGCACTACCGCCGCTGGAACGGCGAGGTGCACCGCGAGCTCCACCCGCTGGGCATCGTGCTGAAGGGCGGCATCTGGTACCTGGTGGCCCGCGCCGGTGAAGCCGTCCGCACCTACCGCATCGCGCGCTTCCTCGACGTGCGGATCGGGCCCGGGACGTTCGACCGTCCAACGGGTTTCGACCTCGCCGCGAGCTGGGCGGAATCCGCCCGCCGGATGGAGGCGTCGATGGTGCGCGGAACCGCCAGGCTGCGGATCTCCCCGGTCGCACAACGCCTCCTGCCCGCGCAGTTCGGCGCGAAGGGCACTCGAGCGCTGGCCGAATCCGGCCCGCCGGACGAGCGCGGCTGGGTGGAGGTCGACCTGCCGGTCGAGAGGACCAGCGTCGCCGTCCACGACGTGCTCCGCCTCGGCGCGGAAGCCGAAGTGCTCGCACCGCACGAGCTCCGCGCTGCCGTCGCGGAAACCGTCGCGGCCCTCGCGGCCCGCTACGCCTGA
- a CDS encoding TetR/AcrR family transcriptional regulator — protein sequence MPSEETEPDPSRTLALLWGVRDRPKRGPRPGLDVDRIVQAAIDLADREGVAALTMRRVAAELGVGTASLYTYVPGRPDLIAMMLDQVIGRTSLPHELPGDWRAKFEAWATEDWAMFHRHPWVPAVASEPVLPGPNAFAWYDSTLRVLAGTGLSEQEKVAVIETLDNYVRGTASNKQDRHKDSSWLAKRDQALERLVDFDAYPHLAHALTSGGNPAASETFELGLQRVLDGIAVLIEARAQA from the coding sequence ATGCCCAGTGAAGAAACCGAGCCGGATCCGTCCCGCACCCTCGCGCTGCTGTGGGGCGTCCGGGACCGCCCGAAGCGCGGCCCGCGCCCCGGCCTGGACGTGGACCGCATCGTGCAGGCCGCGATCGACCTCGCCGACCGGGAAGGCGTCGCCGCGCTGACGATGCGCCGCGTCGCGGCGGAGCTCGGGGTGGGCACCGCGTCGCTCTACACCTACGTGCCGGGGCGGCCCGACCTGATCGCGATGATGCTCGACCAGGTGATCGGCCGCACCAGCCTGCCGCACGAGCTGCCCGGCGACTGGCGCGCGAAGTTCGAGGCGTGGGCCACCGAGGACTGGGCGATGTTCCACCGGCACCCGTGGGTGCCCGCGGTCGCCTCCGAGCCGGTGCTGCCGGGGCCGAACGCGTTCGCCTGGTACGACTCGACGCTGCGGGTGCTGGCCGGCACCGGGTTGTCGGAGCAGGAGAAGGTCGCGGTCATCGAGACGCTGGACAACTACGTCCGGGGCACCGCGTCGAACAAGCAGGACCGGCACAAGGATTCCTCCTGGCTGGCCAAGCGGGACCAAGCCCTGGAGCGGCTGGTGGACTTCGACGCCTACCCGCACCTCGCGCACGCGCTGACCTCCGGCGGGAATCCCGCCGCGTCGGAGACGTTCGAGCTGGGCCTGCAGCGCGTCCTCGACGGCATCGCGGTGCTGATCGAGGCCCGCGCTCAGGCGTAG